Genomic segment of Malania oleifera isolate guangnan ecotype guangnan chromosome 7, ASM2987363v1, whole genome shotgun sequence:
caacacccacagcacttttcattatgttttttttttttttaaattatattttgttgttcacagcacttttcattatgtttttttttttaaattatattttgttgttcccacagcacttttcattatgttttttttttttttaaattatattttgttgttcccacagcacttttcattctgttttttttttaaattatattttgttgtaaaataggtttgttaaattgaattaaaaaaaaaaagtaatttaatagagtaaaaaattagaaatcattaataattatgtaaaataaaattttcttaatttataaatattttaattgtattatattttttgaaagataattatgaaaattaattccatgacatagcaagcaattattaatagtatataattaatattttttaaggttagtaaataattaatatttaccaataataattgaagccttttttataataatatttgaatatcaataatccactactgcattcaccatctaaacaaagcattaaaataatgtatgtacacaagacatccatgtgatggcattttatattatctaggcttaattgagctctatttttcaccattcttaaagaattctaaggaatactctgcacaattattataatatttagtcttaggatttgccaaattctaaggaatactctgcacaattattataatatttagtcttaggatttgccaaacttacagaaataaaattaattcatggcaccaattggctaacatactatttatgtcaGCTGGACAAAGTGgttattttgataaagaagatatcatattcactcccatctattgaaaaaatattaaataatgttcatattataaaattaaattaaattaaataacatctgtcacccattttatgttacatgtgtatctacttgccatttcttgagtagggtgaccctgtttattaatattttttaagttttaaaacattattttgaccttaaatttaaaattaggtaaaataaatgtttacatctattttttgtttttagttatcaaataaagtaaaaattgataacttaataataaaaaaattaacctaatagttaatacattaataaatctgatttttactaattactactggaatttgtagaaaaatttaattttaatccatatactgagaaaatgcttaaaaaattaaatagtcaatttgtaatgtatggatctctatttgtgatgctatgatgtatatgaaagtagagcaaaaatctttttcacctgttaatttcttatagttataaatgaaaataaaatcaagctatgaaaaataatgaaaatatctttttaaagataaaggaatatattttttttgtaataaaatatctaatattttataattttgtttatttaaatataaaaataataaacattacttattatttttaatcaaatattatactttatttttacgtaataagtatttaaaattaggactatttagtacttattatttaatatttactaaattactaattatattattcctgtcattgtagaaaggttgtaactttgtattttctttatattttgtgtagagatcatcaaattaagtctatcaatatgtcacgtgatagaggaaatgaaaacttacctagtgaggatattggatggcattttggttctgcggtagacggtaatagacatgttattatgtgtaagttatgtgggaagataatcaaagggggcattacacgcttgaaacaacacttggcacataaaaagggtcaagtagctggatgctcaaatgtgaccacacaagtaagagaacaaatgatgaaacatctacaacagtatgctgagaagaaaagagataaacaaaaaaggcaagaagaagcagaagcccaaattagaggagattttgagaatttgagcgatgaagaagacttagaagaagaaagtatgagatttgctcgacaagaaagcatgcgatcacaacaacaatgggaagaaagacaaagatttcgagcaagaacaactggaaggggtaatatttatgaagagggaggtggctctggcagtggtgctaccagtggtttcaatagagcaggagttcgatcttatagtggtcgagaagctgaaggtagtggacgacaatggatcaatcctgatgcccctgaagctagactaaaggcaatggatcctattttagaaagaagcaagagtgcgaaacaaccaaaactcaacacaaagttactgaaaggtttaagaagtaaattaggaaaagcggttggaaaattcctaatttataatcggattccagcgaatgtagctgactctccatttatgcagcctatgcttgatattgctgcagaggttggaaagggggtgaagggtccatcaccctatgagatatctgaaatttatttggagcaagagtatcaagaaatgaaaaattatatagcttcttttgctggaatttggaaggaaagaggtgtaacacttatgtgtgatggttggtcaggaccaactagaaaacacattataaactttttagtttattgcgatagaggcaccgtgtttcataaatcagttgatacctctgatgtgccaagcagaacagctgaatattatttcaggtaattttctaattttaattgtatatgcaaatagtattatggacttgcatgtttttaattaaatagtagtaattattgaatctataatttcatttcagattaatggacgaggtggttgaagaaattggagaggagaatgttgttcaagtagtgactgataatgaagctgcaatgaaggtaggaggaaaattattgatgcagaagaggcccaatctctattggacagcatgtgcagctcattgcatagaccttattcttgaagatattggtaagaaaagtaacgtgaagaaggtcttagaagatgcaagaacaataacctcatttatttacaatcacacatggacagtgaatttcatgaagaaattcacaaataatagagagttacttcgccctgccatcactcgatttgccacaaatttcattgctttggagactattgtcaggcataaacaagcactaagggaaatgtttacatctgatgcttgaaaaaactcaaggtttggaatggcaaaatcaggcccagcatatgattcgaagaaaattatcttaggcaaagagttttggcaaaaggcctctgatataattaaagtgcaagaacccttggtgaaagttcttaaattggttgatggtgatgaaaaaccaaccatgggcttcatatacgaggcaattgatagggcgaagttggccattcaaaaagattgccggttttacaaagactattggaaaattattgacaaccggtggagttttcagttgcaccaagatttgcacgctgctggtaagtgtaaatcaaatacaatttcttattattttaacttttaaattatgcatagttgcattagaaaactattgattaatatgtttctaaatttaattgtagggtattttttgaacccacaatttctttatggtgccccaccctctcctgaagttgctagagaagtcatggatggagttaaaaaagtaataaccaagttggtacccgatatagatactcaaattcgggctattaatcaagtaagtattggttccattaaattgaataatgaattgttctagtattctgtaatactttcaagaataattattaatacatctaattaattaattatatttcacaatcatccttttttagttgttgctatatcgagataggcaggagacttttggaaccctattggctcaaagggcagtgaaacaaacaaatcctggtaaatatgactatatagctaaataatggagaattactctattttctctctttgtgtttaaatttgacttttgaaatacgctatactaatataaaactctttttaattattaatgcagctgaatggtggattcattatggcttgtgtgcccctgaactccaaagaatagcaattagagttcttagtcagaccacatcagcttcgaactgtgagcgtaattggagcacctttagcctcatccatacgaaaacaagaaatagattaaagtacatgagactacaaaaactttttttcgtacattacaacatgaggttaaagttaagacgtacaatgagaagaagccaacgagaaattgaagagggtttcaatcctatcaatttggactacattttcgaagaagatgatcctttaagtcaatggttagaggagagagagacaccactactcgacggtcaggacaattcaaattggttaaatgaagaggttggtggtactacagaaggaggtgatcaactaccaataaacgcgcatgatgattcaagttcaagccctgaacgtacacaaagtgatgacaatcttggtttgagcccaccaagtgatgatgatggtaatagtggtgctggagctggggttggggggggtggcagtggtggtggtggaggcggtggtgtagaatataattatggatatgatacagggacatcatttggaagggatatatatccttctgatccttatggactacatgacatacctgaaaattatgacttgggtattcctccagggaaccaatcttcataacccaggagaaggagtgctcgtggtgaccctaacgattctactgaagattcatatggtgtggttcgtagttttggcgactttggtttaaatggttcatcatcacaatcatatggatctcatccagcatatccacattatgcatctcgtgactcacatttttatcctagtggatcaggaatctcaggatctagtgagtcttcttctacacactacccagagccagcccctgccccaacttatagacattattcaggagaattttcatcaccagtacattttcaagagcaacaacaaaatgacgtaaacttgggttcattcaactatgtatttccacaaggatggggagataatttcccatcccaatcccaagatacagatgcaaattatgaagaccttccacgtcattctttttggtggtgacatgtgttatgttataaatttgtaatattgtattcatgtattttcaactatttattgatatttgatattaatcactttttaaattcatgtatgtgtaatgtgtatattgagtattaagtctattgagtattgattcatttttagtaactttatgactttaattaattgattcttacatttctacatctttttactcattaaagtaatgtaaactataaaaaaaatatgcttttttttgtaaacagcgcactaaaattaatataaaaatcataatgcctattaaaaagcatttgtaggttgaaaaaaagccttcaaaattcattaaaaatcatgtattaatggatttcatgtttattttttaattttggcatggttgtgcatgcgtgaaaaaaattcacgaccgttacgcccgcttcccgttacgtaacacccgcgtctcccgcgacccgcgacacccgcgaccgtttcgcgacgttacccgcgaccgcgatttcgaaccatggatATACTAGAACACTTCTGTGCGCATTGAGTTCATACTTAAACAATATTCTAACCCAAAGATTGTAGCTTTGACACTGTTCATAGTGAAAGCCGAAGtgctgctcctgtggacgtaggctattgccgaaccacgtaaatattgtgtgttctagttgtgtttttgcttattcttattattgttttattgcttcttgagtatatttcatcattgagtgattgcattagtggttgttgattgtttcgtgtttgattgtgtgcttccactgcgcgtgttcaagttgaacgaacatcAACAAATAGGCAACCAGAGGCAACAGTCCTGGGAATTGTCTGAGCTAAATGCCCCTTGATGTTAATTCTGTTAATACAGTTCAAGCAAAAGCCTTAACTTTGAGGAGGACCTTAGTACCTTTTCTTTCCAAATAGAAGTATTCAAAGGATCAGAATCAAGGACATGGACTATCTGAGGATTGAAAGAGCTGTGAGAAAACATTCTAGATATGTCTGTATTTTCCAACATGACTGTTTAATTACTGTTagtatttatgtttattatgctGTTTGGTTACAGTTGATTTTAACTTTCATCTTGTGCACTGGGTGATAATTAACATCATAAAATTTCAAAAggtttctttcccttttttttaatatctatttcattattattattattatttttaaatttaggtTATGTATGCCTTTGTTATGCGCCCTGAGAGCTTGCCAAaatcttatcaagattttattCAGAAGACTGGACCAGTTGCACAGCCTGTATACAAGGCAGTGAGGGACTGCTGTAGAGGTGGCCCAGTGGATGTTGCATCACTGTCTACATACTTAACTGGCCGAAAGGGGTCCAGCCATGTTAAGTTAGAAGAGTGTCCTTCTATTATTCCTTGCTCAGTTATTCATCCAGATACGAATTCGTGTTTAGCTCACAATGCCAATGCAGCATCAGCTACATTCAGGAAAACATTTCCACTTTACTTCTCTTTGACTTTGGTACCCGTTGTTGTTCTACACCTACAAAAGGTACAACATTTTTATGAACTTTATTTTTTGActcttgatttttctttttgaaagagaAATCAATTATTATGCAGTGCATCTGTCTATATCATGGCTGGAAATTGTGATGGCTAAACAAGTAAACAGAACCTTAGCTCATCATGGAAAACTAGTTTTTTCAAGTAGCTGTATTGTTCTGGATATGGGTTTAACGTAGAATAGACATGAAATGCTTTGTAGTTAGAAGATTCCTGTACCTCTGTATATTTTGGAAGAGCACATGTGCTTGTCACCTAATCACCTTTGCTATTGTGTAGCTTGTCCTCTGCAGCATGTGCCTATTACAGGATGCAATAATTCTGCTATGGTCTTATGCTTTTGGTGAAAATTTGGCCATCTTGCTTTATAGCAATTGTCGGCCATGCAATGGCTGACCATTGTTGATTTTGAGTTGCGTTTGACTTGTATCATGGTCTTGTATCTTGTGTTGCACATGTTCTGACTTGGTCACCTGTCCTACCTTGAAGATTTGCAATAATTGTTCACATACaaagatattatttaatttgTTGGTTCTTTTTTCTTTCCTGGTTTTTTTTTAGCACACCCCCTCACAGGAAGGCGATAAGATTTGAAATGATATCCTACATTCCTATGTGAATTAAGACATGAGAACGTTTGGGATAAAGCCCATTCTCAATTGTTTCCTTGCATGTATTACCTGATTTGTTATAAAGTTCATTGTGGCTTGTTTTGACCTTGTGTTATTATTGTCTTTTGTGATTCAACTAAATGACGACCAAACCTTTAGTTTGTGTTgctttgaaagaaaaagaaaagaacgaAAAAAAGGGGATATCCCCATAGCATTACATCACCATTACAATGGCCTTACGCCGCTTTTGGCACTGCAACCACCAGAATATCAGCCACACTGCCACCTTTATCGTTGACACCCGcatgcatttatttatttatgttttgctTCATTCTTGATACTAATCATTAATGTAATGGGCTAATTTGCAATAAAATGGCTTTTTGTCACAATGTTCTGAAAGTTGTGATTTTCTAAGTGACGATGAGCTAATGTAATTTGTGTagcttaaaaaaaattatttgtattcCTTATAGCTCTACTGTGACTATCACTAATAGAATTATGTTGCAAGTGCCACACAAACTACCAAAACATCATCCTGTACTCCTCTAGTTTCATCATTTATAGCTACCGCCACCACTATCACCTCTGCAGCCACTGGTGCTGCCACCTTTACTGCATTTAGTCAGTCATTCATGCAGACACCATCACAGCATCCATCACTAGTGGTGTATGACAACAGCTGCTGCCAACAAAACCATCACCAACCCACTGCCAACTCCAAAAACACAATTATCAACTCCTTCTCTACCATCGCCATTGTCACCACCTTGAATTTGATCAGAGTCATGATACTCACTGTTGAATAATTGAGTAAAACAGAAGACCTTACCAAAATGATAGGTCTCTTGAATAATTGAGTAAAATGAAAGACCTTATCACAATGATAGATCTCTCCCTCTTTTTATAGTATATTTCAAAGTGCATTCCAATGACCATAATGCCCTTACTTACTCTCACTtgttaatataacacacacactaacaatgctaaatgactaagacAACCATCAACattccccctcaagctggagcatatatgtCAAATGCTCCTAGCTTCTTACAAATGAATTAAACACAAACACTCCCCAAGGCTTTAATAGATAAATCAGCAGGCTGCAAATGAGACTTCTCATGAGTGGTGGTAATGAACTTTTGCACAAGTTCTCctgaacaaagtgacaatcaactccaatgtgttttgtccgctcatggaagacTTGGTTGGAGACAATATGAATGGCACCTTGATTATCTTGCATCATCTCCAtatactgagaatgtggaaaacccagtTCTTTGAACATGTCCTTTAGCCAAACAAGTTtacatgtagtgtgagccatgacCCCATACTCTGACTTAGCACTTGACCTGGCcatactccacaacaaaatggagttacaAAACAGAAAAACAGACATATTCTAGAAGCCAACCTGACTCAGGACTGTTGTGATTTACTGCTCCTATCCCCTTAATTGTAGTAGGTAGATTTTTAGACTACTCAAGGGCAAAAAAGAAGTTGGTCACACTTGTCACATGGTTAGTAGCAGTAGAGTCGATAATCCAAGGACTAGTGAAAGAGATACCAAATGACAGACAAACTATAGGATTACCCTTCTGAGCAAAAATGCAATATGATGAGATGCATGTTGGGATGTTTGGTACTTTCggaaccttgaatactcttcTATAATGCATTGTTCACCTAAAAAAATGCCTAACGATGGAAACCCACTTTTGGGATTTGAGGAcgccatcccaacactcacacaacCTCGGTATAGCAGAAAATCAGAAATACACAGCGAACAAAATGCTCTTGAGATTCCAAAAGTGAATTTCTGGACCAACCGAAACAACCACAAGTGAACTTCCAAACCAATCGAACCAAAGACAAACGAGTCAACTGCTGATTCAACCACGAATGAGTCACCAACAACTGGATATAGCACTACCACGATCCTACAAAATCAATGTATAAatgctgccactgctccaagagacttAGCCCCAAGAAACCAACAGAGAGCTCTAACAGTACCAAACAGCCTCTATACAGTAGAAAATCAGAAGTACTCAGTGAATAAAGTCCTCCTGAAATTCATGAACACCATCCCAACACACAACATTCGACAATTGGAGCAAACCACAAGCACACAATGAACAAGAAAGATAAAACAAATCAAGAACAGAGTAATACCACTGTTTCAGACCTCAATGAACTCTATAAACGTTGACCAACAGCTTCAGGCTAAGCAATCATTCCTGGAATGCCACACAAGAACAACTAAAAATAGGTGATATCTTTGGACATAAAAGATGACAAACAACTTGGTATTATGGTGTGAGGAAGGATTCAAGACATTTGGGAGGAAATCAGAGCAACATTGTTGCTCAAAAGTGTCTCATGCACCGGCACATGTGTCCGGCACTGCCAGCTTTCATCCGGCACATGAAGGCTCCTCTAGCTGTGAAATTTTGATGGCTGGCAGATCGGCAGGTTCTGTGGCTTGCTATGTGGTTAGTTTTGTAAAATATGAGGTATTTCTTGAGGTTTTGAAGAGGACAGCAGTGTCCAGGATTTTTCCAGAAATTGCAGTTTTTTACAGCAACTGCTGAACCTGCTCCTGGACTTTACTGATGCTTATGACCCTTCTACAGCAGCAGGTTGTGTGCtattatgatgtttagggtttgatttagctGCAGTCatgcaattagggtttaggtcggatcttgctctaataccatgttagattatcactttacctaaaaacttaagctattaggtcGTGGACCAACAACGTATATCAAATTGtaacactcccccacacatgCAGCACAACAACATGTGAAGGGATAAACACATGGcagataacacccattacaaggaatacaataatttttttaaacaccacacaataaacatAGGCAACAAGACTACAatccaggacctcctggtaatcAGCTCTGATACATGTTGAATAATtgagtaaaatggaagaccttatCAGAATattaggtctctccctctatttataatatatgtcaaagtacataccaatgaccataatgccCTTATGAACTCTCACTTATTAACGTAGCTCACACACTAAAAATGCTAAATGACTAGGATAACCATCAACACTCATGAATATCTTCCCAACCACCTCTGGAATCATTGATTACTGTTATGCATTTTTCATTGTCTCTGTGGTGCCAATTAGTGGCAGCAACTGATGAATGTTGCATGATAGTGACACTAAGGGACAATTACGCTGCCTTAGTGTCACGAGCtaaagcttgttcagggcattatggttgcctgtgaccgcttgtctcgtgtgcttgggatgggtttccatcatgtaaatactagtgtagggttattttctgctagtagtttatttgtatgccaaataaggcaatatgattcctcggtcactttgatgtttcctagtgttaggatgataattacataaaaacctatTTAGGGGAGgttgagtgttcatcagtcattgtaaaactcgctagctattgtcaacgtgtttagcctacgtGCCTCCCTCGTTAAACACACATTGTCAACGGAGGTGTTATTAATGAATTgtgtagattcaatgtttactgctagcttgccactgctttcatgattgcttaTTGTTTTCattgccatttgattgaatgctaatgaaagtgtttcatggatgaatgttggtaaacgataggctggttagttaagcaagagtgctttagctagtgccgcacagccctttcacaaaggtgtgaaaatagtcggcccgTGACACTTGGAATCTGAGCAAAGGTTCAATTGCTACaggaattcagttaccttcgttgtgtGATTTGGatagctttggtaagtgaccatgacaccaaacaatgctgagaggttCACAACTGCATTACCTCTGTGGTGTTTCTTCAGCTACATTACCACCATTTTTTTCAACCATCTTCATAATACTAAGACCCAATACCACCTTCACCAGTTCACAACTGCAATCATGACTAGCTGCATTGACACCATGCCTACTTCTGTTTTAACGATATGTGGTAAAGATGCTGGTTTTTACATGGCAAACTTTTGAATGTGCATTCTAGTTTTCTTTTCAGAAAAGGAAGATAAGACAAAAGCAAACAAAAAAATTGGCTTTGGGATTTTTTGTACCAACCAAatgttttttggttttgggaaatTCTAGACCAAGCCAAAACAACACATGCCAAAGATAAAAACTTTAAAACTAtggtcattatatatatatatatatatatatatatatatatatatgtatgtatatatatatatatatatgtatgtatataatttggGAGAAAATAGCTGACCACACCTattgggacttaaggcttggttttgttgttgtataatttggaagaaaaatgagaaaagtgCGGGGAGATGATATAGACAGAGTCTAAAACTGAAACATACTGAGAAAACTCTTGGTTTGGTTTTTTTCAGTTTTGCTTTGACCCATAACTTACAGTCTTCCCTCACCCTGAACTGAAGGAACCCCATACTTATCACCATCTTGTGGTGTAATTTGTTGTCGTCAATTATGTTTCCTTATTCTAATccttttataattattaaatctATGTATTTCATAAGGTTTAATGAATGATAAatgattatgaaattttaaaagattTCCTTGCAGTTCATATGTCCGAGAAAATTTAACCTTAGTTTCAGTTACTAGCATGTGTTGAAAATTAGAAGACCCTGGTCTGTTAATCTATTCTCCCATGGTTTTAAAATTCTATTACCCTTTGATGGCTAGTTCCATCTCTAGAGTGATGGATGTTTACCGCTCTGTGGTTGGGGAGAAGTGGAGAAAAGAAATGGATTTATCATCACTTTTCTTGTTTGGTTGACAGAGtggagagaagagaaaagaaatggAAGCAGTGgagagggaaagaaaaaaaaaaggggagagggggcaattttttcaattttgggAAGAAATGGACAGAAACTGCTCCAAAAGACGAACACAAACAATTCTAAAAAGTGGTCCGTAGGGGTATTGTTGCAAATATCTGTTGgcttaattttctttttctaggTTTTTGTCTGCTCTTTCCCATTTAACCAAATAGAATTTGCATCTCCTCTCCTATATAAGTTTCTTTTCCTCAAGTGAATTTGGAGTTTAGAGCATTTTATTTGACTCAAAGATGTTTTGATTTTCCAATAATTTATGGATTTCATCATAGCATAGCACGTGCAGGGTTTGAATCTATCCCTAGCCTAAGGTTACAAGAATCTCTAAACCTTGTTCCCTACAGCATGTCCAATGCTGCAACCTATAGCATTAATGGAACATCAAGTATGAATATATCAAAGAGAAAATGATTGTTAACTAAACTATTTCCATGCAATAAAAGGAGAACTTTGACTTTGGCCTTGATAAAATGAAGACAATTTGTCTTAATAACATAGGTGTTCTAATAAGATAATTGTCCCTTTTTATTCTAGGCAACaggcaaaaataataattatgcaTGGTTTCTCAAGCTGATTTTCTTTGTATTGCAATGTCCTTGTAGTTCTTGGATTGTCCTGCCCGAACCTGTTGGCTTGCTTTAAAAGGGGCTGTTCGCTCAACTACATTTTTGTCTGCTTTTGTTGGGATCTTTCAGGTAGTTGTTTGCTTAAGTCATTCCTGTTGTCCTCTAAGATTCTGCATGATAGTTACTAACTATTCTTGGATAATGCAAGGGGGTTATATGTTTGCATAGAAAAGTGGCGTTGAAAGACCACAAGCTCATATATTGGCTGGCAGGTGGAATTTCTGCCCTATCTGTACTATTGGAGAAGAAAGGTAGACGCAGTGAACTTGCTTTATATGTTCTTCCTCGAGCTGGCGATTCTTTGTGGTATATATTGGTGAATCGTCATCTGCTTCCAGACATCAAGAATGCTGAGGTATAAAGTTTTGATCATCTTACTGTGTTGAATCCATTCCTCCATTGGATCTGGAAGCATCCATCTTAACACCTAGTCTGTGGAAAGTAGTGGCATCCATCTTATTTTCCCTGCTGGCTTGCTCAGCTTAATGAGTATTTTGAGTGCATGATCCAGAGAGCAACTTATAGCCTTTGTGGACTCTCACAGGTGGCTCTTTTCTGTGCGTGTATGGGAGGAATCATGTACTACCTAGAACATGAGCCAGACACCATGGCCCCATTGCTCAGGGGTCTGATCCGTCGCTTCCTCGCCAGCAGAATTAGCAATCCGGGCCCATCATCAAATCATACCGCTTCGTGTGCATTACTTCAGGCCATTGATGCAATGAAGAAACCAAAATTGCAAGAGAACCCAGACTCCCAAGCTTTGGCCTCTGAGAAGTATGATCTTGAATCCATACCTGGACTCTGAAACACATTCCTGATAGCACACGGCATAGTTAGAAGAGTACAAGGCCGCCAATATTTCAAATTCATTCCTTTTCATATTTTTGTTATTAGGGCAGTGAAGTTTGCCCTATTTATTGAATATATGGAGAATC
This window contains:
- the LOC131159731 gene encoding uncharacterized protein LOC131159731; its protein translation is MAKSGPAYDSKKIILGKEFWQKASDIIKVQEPLVKVLKLVDGDEKPTMGFIYEAIDRAKLAIQKDCRFYKDYWKIIDNRWSFQLHQDLHAAGYFLNPQFLYGAPPSPEVAREVMDGVKKVITKLVPDIDTQIRAINQLLLYRDRQETFGTLLAQRAVKQTNPAEWWIHYGLCAPELQRIAIRVLSQTTSASNCERNWSTFSLIHTKTRNRLKYMRLQKLFFVHYNMRLKLRRTMRRSQREIEEGFNPINLDYIFEEDDPLSQWLEERETPLLDGQDNSNWLNEEVGGTTEGGDQLPINAHDDSSSSPERTQSDDNLGLSPPSDDDGNSGAGAGVGGGGSGGGGGGGVEYNYGYDTGTSFGRDIYPSDPYGLHDIPENYDLGIPPGNQSS
- the LOC131159730 gene encoding uncharacterized protein LOC131159730 yields the protein MKSLQRLRSLSPLPSFISPSLFSDAESVSSISKMPSLSPPSPQAHDNSDGAAERRLQEAEERLREAIEELQRRQRLARGLHPPCGHADESSCIANAIGNLCQSFLLSYGVRVGIGILLRAFKLVRRRSYSSLIDLKQLVSEKDLIVREEACRIGLLFGGFTGSYHGLRCLLRRLRKKETPMNAILAGSVAGLCILALDDSSRRRTLTLYLSARLAQCAYNSAKSKNKFHLWGSHWRHGDSLLFALACAQVMYAFVMRPESLPKSYQDFIQKTGPVAQPVYKAVRDCCRGGPVDVASLSTYLTGRKGSSHVKLEECPSIIPCSVIHPDTNSCLAHNANAASATFRKTFPLYFSLTLVPVVVLHLQKFLDCPARTCWLALKGAVRSTTFLSAFVGIFQGVICLHRKVALKDHKLIYWLAGGISALSVLLEKKGRRSELALYVLPRAGDSLWYILVNRHLLPDIKNAEVALFCACMGGIMYYLEHEPDTMAPLLRGLIRRFLASRISNPGPSSNHTASCALLQAIDAMKKPKLQENPDSQALASEKYDLESIPGL